A genomic stretch from Vibrio algarum includes:
- a CDS encoding YbhB/YbcL family Raf kinase inhibitor-like protein: MKKILVTLPLIFALPAFAGTLKLTSEDIGQGKLMTSKQESSGAGCNGSNHSPHLKWSSVPEGTKSFAVTAYDPDAPTGSGWWHWQLVNIPADITELPANAGSTTENLAPEGSMHIENDKGEKGYGGACPPKGQNAHRYQFTLYALATKGLQLPPNASGAMAGYMIKAYTIESVTIEATYKRD, translated from the coding sequence ATGAAAAAAATTCTTGTTACACTACCGCTCATTTTTGCCTTACCTGCTTTTGCTGGAACACTAAAACTGACCAGCGAAGATATCGGGCAAGGAAAGCTTATGACTTCCAAACAAGAGTCTAGTGGCGCGGGTTGCAACGGCAGTAATCATTCTCCACATCTTAAGTGGTCGAGTGTTCCGGAAGGAACCAAGAGCTTTGCTGTTACCGCATATGACCCTGATGCACCTACAGGCAGTGGTTGGTGGCACTGGCAACTTGTTAATATTCCAGCGGATATTACTGAGTTACCAGCTAACGCTGGCAGCACGACAGAAAACCTTGCTCCTGAAGGTAGCATGCATATTGAAAATGACAAGGGAGAAAAAGGCTATGGTGGAGCATGTCCCCCGAAAGGACAAAACGCACACCGTTATCAGTTTACTCTCTATGCACTCGCTACAAAGGGTTTACAACTACCCCCGAATGCTTCCGGCGCTATGGCTGGTTACATGATCAAAGCATATACGATTGAATCGGTGACGATTGAGGCAACATACAAGCGCGATTAA
- a CDS encoding substrate binding domain-containing protein, producing MREELRETIQAAHSFHAESKGLLKNTAMESFTKNALQSVINKFQELYPEVIIEVHINSHLVDIVGEGFDIVFRSGQFQDSPFIASYLARNRSVLVASPEYLIRYGKLDTMEDLQKLPVGGFATDTFRISELKYTDVQNQVQTMPMDCAYFGNDIDLVVQQALSGRIYCKFPAVHIRDEVLSGKLVPILTDLKIPYYNPFYAVYPHRDMSMRTRLFLDAVRNSIGEDTPCWESNIPGKGVATGLN from the coding sequence TTGCGTGAAGAATTAAGGGAAACAATTCAGGCTGCACACAGTTTTCATGCAGAGTCCAAAGGACTGTTAAAAAACACGGCCATGGAATCATTTACTAAGAACGCTCTGCAATCCGTCATTAATAAGTTTCAGGAGCTTTATCCTGAAGTAATTATTGAGGTTCACATTAACAGTCACTTAGTTGACATTGTCGGAGAAGGTTTTGATATCGTATTCCGCTCTGGGCAATTTCAAGATTCACCTTTTATTGCTAGTTACTTGGCCCGGAATCGCTCCGTATTGGTAGCGTCACCAGAATATCTAATCAGATATGGTAAACTAGACACTATGGAAGATCTGCAAAAGCTTCCTGTCGGAGGATTTGCCACGGACACTTTTCGTATTAGCGAACTAAAATATACTGACGTCCAGAATCAAGTTCAAACAATGCCTATGGACTGTGCGTACTTTGGAAATGATATTGATCTTGTTGTACAACAAGCACTTTCTGGTCGTATTTACTGTAAGTTCCCTGCTGTTCATATCCGAGATGAAGTTTTGTCAGGAAAATTAGTGCCCATTCTGACAGATTTGAAAATACCATATTACAACCCATTTTACGCCGTTTATCCTCACCGTGACATGTCGATGCGTACACGCCTGTTTTTGGATGCAGTCCGAAATTCTATTGGAGAAGATACTCCATGTTGGGAGTCTAATATTCCCGGGAAAGGTGTGGCTACTGGCTTGAACTAG
- a CDS encoding nuclear transport factor 2 family protein: MSQKLENASNLYLEGIRDGNARQAVTKYTGRRYTQHSTGVRNGIEGFVEFFEPFIERCKVRDIRIARSVVDGQYVFVQAYQDINNGDAKWVTTDLFDTDSDDKIIEHWDVIAAFETKPGSEIDQISGPVEIVSPESTEDNKEIVRNFICDVMILGQKEKFASFVDSSTLITHTSSEVEPLENYQGAYDQIVRVIGQGNTVVAYSRVVYKEQEIARFDIFRVEDGKIVEIWVNQESVPPKAEWVNGGKF, from the coding sequence ATGAGTCAGAAACTGGAAAACGCATCGAACCTTTATTTAGAAGGCATACGTGACGGAAATGCTCGTCAGGCAGTAACTAAATATACCGGTAGACGATATACCCAACACAGCACTGGTGTACGAAATGGCATCGAAGGTTTCGTAGAGTTTTTCGAACCTTTTATAGAGCGCTGTAAGGTCAGAGACATTCGTATAGCCCGTTCTGTCGTAGATGGGCAATATGTCTTTGTGCAGGCTTATCAGGATATCAATAATGGTGATGCTAAATGGGTAACGACAGATCTATTTGACACGGACAGTGATGACAAGATTATCGAACACTGGGATGTTATTGCTGCATTTGAAACTAAACCGGGTTCAGAAATAGATCAAATCAGCGGACCAGTGGAAATAGTTAGCCCTGAATCAACTGAAGATAACAAAGAGATTGTCCGTAACTTTATCTGTGATGTAATGATTCTTGGTCAGAAAGAAAAGTTCGCATCTTTTGTAGATAGTAGCACTCTGATTACTCACACCTCTTCAGAAGTTGAGCCTCTTGAAAACTATCAGGGGGCCTATGATCAGATCGTGAGAGTTATCGGCCAGGGCAATACCGTTGTCGCTTATAGCCGCGTTGTCTATAAAGAGCAGGAAATAGCCCGTTTTGATATTTTCAGAGTTGAAGATGGAAAAATCGTAGAAATCTGGGTCAATCAAGAATCCGTCCCACCAAAAGCTGAATGGGTAAATGGTGGCAAGTTCTAA
- a CDS encoding SRPBCC family protein, which yields MSRRSYSTEILISANPESVYKAITKDIDKWWTELSNQALQVGDQLIVRFEKTTSWEMTVSEAFPGQSLVWEVTEANHDLGDIKARDEWKGTTIKWKIVENETGSKVAFSHEGLMPVLECYEICEEGWGYFLGSLKDYLETGKGYPYKHEITE from the coding sequence ATGTCAAGACGAAGCTATTCAACTGAGATTCTGATCTCCGCAAACCCTGAATCAGTATATAAAGCCATTACAAAGGATATTGATAAATGGTGGACGGAATTATCAAACCAAGCTCTGCAAGTTGGCGACCAATTGATAGTTCGATTTGAGAAAACAACATCTTGGGAGATGACGGTATCTGAGGCCTTCCCAGGTCAATCTCTTGTATGGGAAGTTACTGAGGCAAATCACGACCTTGGAGACATAAAAGCTAGAGATGAATGGAAAGGAACTACTATAAAATGGAAGATCGTTGAAAATGAAACTGGGAGTAAAGTAGCTTTCTCTCACGAAGGCTTAATGCCAGTACTCGAATGCTATGAAATCTGCGAAGAAGGTTGGGGCTATTTCTTAGGAAGCTTGAAGGACTATCTTGAGACGGGAAAAGGATATCCATATAAACATGAAATCACTGAATAA
- a CDS encoding RHS repeat domain-containing protein, which translates to MNDINLKQLRTKTNLALFLVMFVHAISGLALAEVITLDTKPNSVVTRKIHHYEKRERSDVREQHFLYSKNGLLAQKKSIYGFGKQTLELYQYDKSEMLVTRSMVKNGVNTSVVSYEYNSNGDISKETEVYPNGSRDERLYTYSEGGLLLALSLYVRGHQIEKTTYEYDSDGNRIFSKKYSKVAIVGTNVDTTHYEYNRLNQVAKAVMIGKTFVDDVVQSRQRNERVYVYDANHRLIKEENCYQSWLENSTEASDKSVSIKFLSRDSMGQIMKEQYMELDQDDSLNLVSTIEYQWQ; encoded by the coding sequence TTGAACGATATAAATCTTAAGCAACTAAGAACGAAGACTAACCTAGCTTTATTTTTAGTCATGTTCGTTCATGCAATAAGTGGATTGGCTCTTGCGGAAGTTATCACATTAGATACAAAACCAAATTCCGTTGTTACGCGTAAAATTCATCACTATGAAAAGCGGGAACGCTCGGATGTGAGAGAACAACATTTTTTGTACAGTAAAAACGGGCTGTTAGCACAGAAAAAATCGATTTATGGCTTTGGAAAACAAACACTAGAATTGTATCAGTATGATAAGTCCGAAATGCTTGTAACCCGCTCAATGGTTAAAAATGGTGTAAACACCAGTGTCGTCAGTTATGAATACAACTCAAATGGCGATATCAGCAAGGAAACAGAAGTATATCCAAATGGTAGTAGAGACGAGCGATTATACACATATTCAGAAGGTGGATTATTATTGGCGCTTTCCCTTTATGTAAGGGGTCATCAGATAGAAAAAACCACCTATGAGTATGATTCAGATGGCAATAGGATTTTCAGCAAAAAGTATTCTAAAGTGGCGATCGTAGGGACTAATGTCGATACCACTCACTACGAATACAATAGATTAAACCAAGTGGCAAAAGCAGTAATGATTGGAAAAACCTTTGTTGATGATGTTGTACAAAGCCGCCAAAGAAATGAGCGTGTTTACGTTTATGATGCTAACCATCGTCTAATCAAAGAAGAAAACTGTTACCAAAGCTGGTTAGAAAATAGCACAGAAGCTTCTGATAAGTCCGTATCCATAAAGTTCCTATCTCGTGATTCCATGGGGCAAATAATGAAAGAACAGTATATGGAGTTAGATCAGGATGATAGTCTGAATTTAGTTTCAACTATTGAATACCAATGGCAGTAA
- a CDS encoding MBL fold metallo-hydrolase encodes MRVFKHLLPSRILTTCFTAAIISFGASAAAQDASNTTEKGAFDLEAMKEKYSVRDYVYQPLPERGYNYYQIAENTYFVHDAFEHQVFFVTEDGVIVYDAIPGLAPHTLKAIAEVTDKPITHVIYSHHHGDHARGMHLYPETAIKIGNSETAELLKEANDPMRPVPDVVWQDDYVLDTGGLRLEFKDLGRNWHSHSDSLVYAPEQKILLAIDTFHADAAPWIHFGEAVDPIMTWRLPKIILDTYDFDLIITGHERMVPTHEHFETYKEMVEDMKRFTYEAASSLEFQKKAKETMIRYSDGQEHWIYKKALEAGADICAAKWEEKWAGRVRNVRLNSKENCQTMWIQLLVINPESH; translated from the coding sequence GTGAGAGTGTTTAAGCATCTATTACCATCCAGAATTTTAACGACATGTTTTACCGCAGCAATTATTTCATTTGGTGCAAGCGCAGCGGCTCAAGACGCTTCGAATACAACTGAAAAAGGCGCTTTTGATCTAGAAGCAATGAAAGAGAAGTACAGTGTCAGAGATTACGTATACCAACCTCTGCCAGAGCGTGGGTACAACTACTACCAAATTGCTGAAAACACCTATTTTGTGCATGATGCTTTTGAACACCAAGTCTTCTTTGTAACCGAAGATGGCGTTATTGTGTATGACGCAATACCAGGCCTAGCACCACATACACTTAAGGCAATTGCTGAGGTTACAGATAAACCTATTACGCATGTCATTTACTCACACCACCATGGCGATCATGCGCGGGGCATGCACTTGTATCCAGAAACTGCCATTAAGATTGGCAACAGTGAAACGGCTGAATTACTAAAAGAAGCTAATGACCCAATGCGTCCTGTGCCTGATGTTGTTTGGCAGGATGACTATGTTTTGGACACAGGTGGCCTACGCTTGGAGTTTAAAGATTTAGGCAGAAACTGGCACTCGCATTCAGATAGTCTTGTATATGCCCCAGAGCAGAAAATCCTATTAGCAATCGATACATTCCATGCGGATGCGGCCCCGTGGATTCACTTTGGTGAAGCCGTTGATCCGATCATGACTTGGAGACTGCCTAAAATCATCCTTGATACCTATGATTTTGATTTAATCATTACAGGACATGAGCGAATGGTTCCCACCCATGAGCATTTTGAGACTTACAAAGAGATGGTCGAAGATATGAAGCGTTTCACCTATGAAGCGGCTTCATCTCTGGAGTTTCAAAAGAAAGCGAAGGAGACGATGATTCGTTATTCAGATGGTCAGGAGCACTGGATCTATAAAAAAGCGCTAGAGGCTGGTGCCGATATATGTGCGGCTAAGTGGGAAGAAAAGTGGGCAGGTAGAGTACGCAACGTCCGACTGAACTCTAAAGAAAACTGTCAAACAATGTGGATTCAGCTGCTGGTCATCAATCCAGAAAGCCACTAA
- a CDS encoding LysR family transcriptional regulator — MLEHTRHLAVFAVVAEVGSFRGAAKRLGISPAAVSGHVTQLEESLNVALIYRSTRKLWLTDLGRKVASEGQAILDAELAAIDIVEEHNRTPKGKLRVSVPSWLQNGRFVDDIARFSTIYPETEIDLTFSDSNADLIGEGIDLALRVGPVADSALKCRHLLSIQELLVASPSYLKGKPPLMTPDNLEKHRFVSFAAMQLNPVFISKKPEKKSYQKVSIKSQFSVESVHFAYKFALSGVGLAIIPDLLAERHIKDGELIELLPEWRLQAKEILAIWPANAGKWSPARILVDFLVQDLIEYGEQDELTRRHLPKSKHLADTYQQGE; from the coding sequence ATGCTGGAACATACTCGTCACCTTGCGGTTTTCGCTGTTGTTGCTGAAGTAGGATCATTTAGAGGCGCAGCTAAAAGGCTGGGAATCTCACCTGCTGCAGTAAGTGGACATGTCACCCAGTTAGAGGAAAGTCTGAATGTTGCACTGATTTACAGAAGTACCCGCAAGTTATGGTTAACCGATCTTGGGCGAAAAGTAGCCAGCGAAGGGCAGGCTATTCTTGATGCCGAGCTAGCAGCAATAGACATTGTCGAGGAGCATAACCGAACTCCAAAGGGTAAGCTTAGAGTCTCGGTTCCCAGTTGGCTTCAAAATGGAAGGTTTGTGGATGATATTGCCAGATTCTCTACAATTTATCCCGAGACAGAAATAGATCTGACGTTTTCAGACTCTAACGCGGATCTCATTGGCGAAGGTATTGATTTAGCTTTACGAGTCGGCCCAGTAGCAGATTCTGCTTTAAAGTGCCGACACCTTTTGTCTATCCAAGAGTTACTGGTAGCAAGTCCAAGTTACCTTAAAGGAAAACCGCCTTTGATGACGCCTGATAATTTGGAAAAGCACAGGTTTGTCTCTTTTGCCGCGATGCAACTAAATCCTGTATTTATATCCAAAAAACCAGAAAAAAAGAGTTATCAAAAAGTCTCTATTAAATCCCAATTCTCTGTAGAGTCTGTTCACTTTGCCTACAAGTTTGCGCTTAGTGGAGTTGGGCTGGCAATCATTCCAGATTTACTGGCAGAAAGGCATATCAAAGATGGAGAATTAATAGAACTGTTACCTGAATGGCGTCTACAAGCAAAAGAAATTCTAGCCATTTGGCCTGCGAATGCGGGAAAGTGGTCCCCCGCGCGGATATTAGTTGATTTCCTTGTTCAAGACTTAATTGAATACGGTGAACAAGATGAGTTAACCAGACGTCACCTACCAAAAAGCAAACACCTTGCTGATACCTATCAACAAGGTGAGTAA
- a CDS encoding DoxX family protein — MKELLQLITKPSELMYHDLLLRFFAGITMIYHGQGKLFNLDGTAMFFSKIGIEPAYLMAVIASLGEVLGGIAVAIGLFTRIGALANIVSLTVAVVLLGWPNGFDVRNGGYEYQACLLVVFVFILINGAGKLSADKLIYSKLR; from the coding sequence ATGAAAGAATTACTTCAGCTAATAACCAAACCTAGCGAACTCATGTATCACGACCTTCTTTTAAGATTTTTTGCAGGTATCACCATGATATATCATGGGCAAGGCAAACTGTTTAATCTAGATGGTACTGCTATGTTTTTCAGTAAGATAGGTATAGAGCCAGCGTATTTAATGGCAGTTATTGCATCTCTAGGAGAAGTACTGGGGGGTATCGCAGTAGCAATAGGGCTGTTTACACGTATTGGTGCTCTGGCCAATATTGTGTCATTAACCGTTGCCGTTGTTCTATTAGGATGGCCGAACGGGTTTGATGTTCGCAATGGTGGTTACGAATATCAAGCATGCCTGCTTGTAGTGTTCGTTTTTATATTAATAAACGGTGCCGGCAAACTTTCTGCAGACAAGCTGATCTATAGTAAATTACGTTAA
- a CDS encoding YciI family protein: MKNAKLTNWLLLTLSILFTGNVMAVDFLTPEQEARGNGFLNKELYIYETRLVGTPEQFKKHAGAHLDYQVKLENEGIMFGAGPLFEENHTGMPKAGLIIIRASSFKEAKAIADADPFHSSGTREYTLRKWTLNEGSFSFTVKLSDQSVVVK; the protein is encoded by the coding sequence ATGAAAAATGCTAAATTGACTAATTGGTTACTCCTTACACTGTCTATCCTATTTACCGGAAATGTCATGGCCGTTGACTTTTTAACGCCTGAGCAGGAAGCCCGTGGTAACGGTTTTTTAAACAAAGAGTTATATATCTACGAAACCAGACTGGTAGGTACACCAGAACAATTTAAGAAACATGCTGGCGCTCACTTGGATTACCAAGTAAAGCTGGAAAATGAAGGAATTATGTTTGGTGCTGGTCCTTTGTTTGAAGAAAATCACACTGGTATGCCCAAAGCGGGATTAATTATTATCCGAGCGAGTTCGTTCAAAGAAGCAAAAGCCATTGCTGACGCAGACCCATTCCACTCTTCAGGTACTCGTGAATATACGTTACGTAAATGGACCTTAAACGAAGGCTCTTTTAGTTTCACGGTTAAACTGTCTGACCAGTCAGTTGTAGTCAAATAA